Sequence from the Methanophagales archaeon genome:
TTTTTCATCCTCTTTTCCCCATAGATAGCCCTGAAAGAAGCAAGTATCAATGTATATGTTTTGAATATTTGTTTGCATTTACATCGTAAACATTTTAGTTATAGGTAGTAAAATAAAAGTTATGAATAAAAAGCAAGGCATACTACATACTAATTGGAAACTATCCACTTTAATACTTCTACTCACAGGAATAGCCTTAACAACCTCATCCGCTTCCTTGCATGTGGTAATTTACGCCTTTGATCAAAACCCGGCGTATCTGAAGGCACAAACCTTTACTCCGACGCTTATTACGAAGCGCTAACCCTAAGTGTTTCATGGATGTGGATGCTTGATACCCGATAATAATTATCATTATCGCCACCGTCTCTGATACCATCTTACGAGCCTGAATATAACAAAAGAAGCACAAAGAGTGAGTATGATGTACAGAACTTGCATTTCTGGTGTCCTATCTCGTGCCTGTTCATGCTCATTCGTGGAAGAAGCGTTCCAGTCGTAAAGGAAGACCTGGTCATAAAAGGATGCGATAGCACTGTTATCTATTATCACACCCGCCTCACGGTTATAAATCGAGTGCGCATTCCAGTTCAATGAAGATATAAGCACCTTCTTACCATCCACAACCAACCCTTTATTGTGTATCTTCGCCAGACCAGACGAGCCCAGATCAGCTAATTTAGCCTCAAGACTCAAATTCGACGAACGCGCTATCCTGTTCAGTTCTGATACCACTTCATCATTGTTGTTATCGCCCTCTAAATATTTAGAATCCAGCAGAATCTCCACGTCACAACCCCTCCTTGCCGCTTCTACGAGCGCTGATATGAATGGATTCGGCTCATCTCCCCAGTACATCGCCACAGAGAATAGCTCTACGTGTATATACCGCTTCGCATTCCTTATCATCTGTAGTATCGTCCTCGAGCTCAAAGCGGAATCGGGCGCCAGGACCGGTATCACTGTGAAGTTTGTTGTCATTGTATGCAGTTTAAATACGGGCGTGTAATAGCCCCCGGGTATTTCTTTTTCCATCTGGCTTTTGCTATTCATCTGCATCCCCATCTCCCAGGATAGAGATGCGTCAGTCTCAGTATTAGTATCAGCATTTGCACGCTGAAGGTCATCAAGGAATAAATCCATGAAGTAATGCGCTATCATCCTATTCTTTATCACAATGCCCCAGCCACGATTGCCATAGGTTCTGTCATACGGTACGCCGGTGTATTTCCAGTTCTCTGACATTAAAATCAGTGTCTTATCATCTATGATTGCATATTTAGCGTGATTTAAGAATCTGTCATGAGCGAAACGAACAGTGCCACCATTGCTCGCTATCTGCTCTGCGATATATCGCTCTTTGTCTTCCATACCTCCCACCGGGCGACCCTCCATCAGGAGATAAACATGTACACCTCTACGCATGGCATCTAAAATAGGCTCCAGAAGTTTGATATTGTCAAATTCGTAGAGATTGAGGTATAGAGAAGAGGAAGCATTATCTAATTCGCTCTTCAGGACTGTGAAACTGCAATCAGGCGATACGAAGGTGGTAACACTCGTGTTGGTGACGGAAATTAGCTCTGGCGGATGATACGAAGCACCAGGAGGTAGAATAACCCAGTCAGAGGCAGTATCGGTATCTTCATAAGCTTTTCTGTGGAATGCCATTCCCGACAACGGCTTCTTCAGTGGCTCACCGCGCCAGCCAGGACCATTATATGGGGAATCACCGTATATCAGCACGTCTGCTACCCTACCATGATTGTCACGCAGAATGACCTCATCACCTCGATTGCGCAATGCAAATGTCGCACCAAGCTTTAAGGTGGTAACGATAGCATCAGGGCGAGCATATACAGCGGTCTTCCGCGTGAGGTATATCCCTCTGCCGGGTGGTATGGAGACATGAGGGAAAGTGAAATTTGCTTCATTATCCGTTATGCTCCAGTTCGCAATGTCCACCGAATGGGCGCAATTATTTGTTAAAATTATATATTCGTCCTGTTCGCCCTTCACCATCGTTTTTGGATAAACCTCGGTTATCAATAGTGAGGAATATGCACAAACCGGGACGAGCGATATGAATATAATGGCGATAATGATACCAGTAATCAGCGCGATTGAGGTTGATCTAACCACTTTCATCTCTCTAAACTCTAAAAATATAATAATCAATCATAACCCTTACATAATATCACGTCATATTTAAACGATGAAAGTAAGAGTAAAAGTAAAAGTATCCGAGTTAATGCAGTATGTGATATGTCCCAGATTGGTATATTTCAGAGTCAGAGCGCAAGGACGGGGTTATGAGTCATATGCGCATACACAAACACAAGCACAAGCACATACAGTGACAGTGCGAGAAAAGAGCATGATAGAAAGTTTCATATTGAAAGAATTTGCATTTAACCTCCATAAAATCACTGGCTGTGAGGACATCGCAGCTATAAGAGCTATAATAGGAGATATAGTGGAGTCGGTACCACGGATATACAGGGAAGAGCTGGTAGGGCTGGGGTTGGAGCTGGATTTGACAGAGGCGGTGAAGCGTGATTTTATTCAGGGTATGAATGATGAGTGGCTGAAGAAACTGAGGACTGAAAATGAGCTGACGGAACTGGAGCGTGTGCATGGATATGAGCGTGAACGAATGATGTATTCAGAAAAGCTGAACCTGAGTGGTAGTGTGGACAAGTTGATAATAGCAGATGAAGAGGTGATACCATGCATGATAAAGACGGGTAAATCGCCGGGATACGGCGTGTGGCGAAGTGACCGTGTACAACTGGCTGCGTATGCAATGCTGATTGAGGATGAGTTTGAGAGCATAGTAAAGAGAGGGTTTGTGGAATACATAAGGGAAGCGGAATTTCGGGTGACACAGATAAGAAGAAGTGACCGTGCAGAGGCATTGCAGATATTAAAGCAGGTGAGACGGATAAAGCAGGGCGCCTTCCCTGATAAAGGCAGGAATGCACCATGCGAAAATTGTGCATATTCAAAATACTGTGATACTGATACGCGAAAGACGGTTCTATCTAAGTTGTTGGGTAAATAAAAGATGGAGATGCGATAACTTTCACTTTCGGTCCAGAAGAGGAGGTGATGATTCTGTGATAATCTTTAAAGCGAATGAAATGAGGATGAGAAGAAAAATGATTGCATTCGGGCTTGTATTGTTGTTTCTTTTGAGTGCTCCGATGGATATGGTGTTCGCATTGTCTAATTCTGGTGGTGGCGATTGGAAATACTAAAATAGTAGCATGTTTAAGTGTCTGTGCTAAATAATTATTTGAGGGACAGCTTCTATAGCAGATAATTTTGATATGCTTCCAGAGGATGTGAGATGGGAGAACTAACACTAATATCTTATTTAATGAATAAAGCTCTTACACTCCTTTCCCTTCTCTTTCATCACTGTTTGTAATATCTCTGTGGTCTCGTCCATCGTGTGCCTATCTACCGGATAAGGCACGCCATCTTTACCACCAAATGCGAATGAGAACTTAACAGGGTCTTGCCAGCTTGGCTTCGCTCCATATATCAACTCGGCGATAAGCGCTAAGGCTCGCACTGTTGCAGGTCCCAAACCGCGAATACACAAAAGCTGTTCAAAATCCGATGGCTGATTCTCATAAGCTATACGAAGTGCATCCCAGTTCACGCGTCTCGGTAACTTGAAGATGCTGGTCTTGGTCTGGCCAGGTGTGGGTGCAGGTACAGGTACTGGTACTTCCTCTTCCACTGTGGGTGCATTGAAGTTTAATAATGTCCTCTGCCCTTTTTTTATCCTGAAGCTGCTCTCAAGCTCCTTATACAATCGCTTTAAATCTCTACTATTACTCTTAACCAGATCAATAGAGACTTCACGGCATTCTCTACTATCCCTCGCGGTCATATCCAGCACATGGCTGTGAGGGAAGCCGACGATGCCCTGATGCGGCTCCTCATAACTCTTTACTGCCGAAGAGAGCCAGTGATACCGCCTTGCATACCGATTGCCGGGATTCATACCCTGCTGTATCACTGCCCATTCGCCCTTCTCGGTGATGATCATCGAGTGATGATAGAGCTGATAACCATCTTGAATACACGCGTTATCCACCTTTGCAGATATCCTGCTGGCGTATTTCAACTCCTCAATCTTTGCATCACTGAGGCTCAGTTTTAGTCCTATCTCTTCTATCTCAGATGTCGTATTTCTCGATGCCTTACCCTTACCGCCGGCGATACCAATACCAAATTCCTCCGGGTCTATCACTGATTTTAAGACACCACATACCACCGTTGTGGTACCACTGCTGTGCCAGTCATAGGCGAGTACGCAAGAGAGTGACTGGAACCATAGCGGGTCCGCCAGCTTCTCTACCACTCCCCCTACTCCATATTCCTCAACCAGCAACTCAAGGATGGCATGAGCTAAGCCCTTCATCCGCTTTACCAGCCAGTAAGGTGCCGAACCACCATGAAGTGGCAGATCCACCACACCCGCTCTCTTCATTAAACCAGGGCTCTTCCCTTTTTTCCCGCAGATGTCAAACCTCTAAAGGCTCTCCCCCTATGCTTATGCTGGCAGATCCAGTTGAGCCTCTTATCAGACTTTATCACGGGGTTTGCAGGTTCAACCATTATTATCTCAAACCATTTTCTCTTACCATCCTCAGCGACCCAATAGGAATTAAGAACTTCC
This genomic interval carries:
- a CDS encoding DUF763 domain-containing protein, with protein sequence MKRAGVVDLPLHGGSAPYWLVKRMKGLAHAILELLVEEYGVGGVVEKLADPLWFQSLSCVLAYDWHSSGTTTVVCGVLKSVIDPEEFGIGIAGGKGKASRNTTSEIEEIGLKLSLSDAKIEELKYASRISAKVDNACIQDGYQLYHHSMIITEKGEWAVIQQGMNPGNRYARRYHWLSSAVKSYEEPHQGIVGFPHSHVLDMTARDSRECREVSIDLVKSNSRDLKRLYKELESSFRIKKGQRTLLNFNAPTVEEEVPVPVPAPTPGQTKTSIFKLPRRVNWDALRIAYENQPSDFEQLLCIRGLGPATVRALALIAELIYGAKPSWQDPVKFSFAFGGKDGVPYPVDRHTMDETTEILQTVMKEKGKECKSFIH
- a CDS encoding lamin tail domain-containing protein, which produces MKVVRSTSIALITGIIIAIIFISLVPVCAYSSLLITEVYPKTMVKGEQDEYIILTNNCAHSVDIANWSITDNEANFTFPHVSIPPGRGIYLTRKTAVYARPDAIVTTLKLGATFALRNRGDEVILRDNHGRVADVLIYGDSPYNGPGWRGEPLKKPLSGMAFHRKAYEDTDTASDWVILPPGASYHPPELISVTNTSVTTFVSPDCSFTVLKSELDNASSSLYLNLYEFDNIKLLEPILDAMRRGVHVYLLMEGRPVGGMEDKERYIAEQIASNGGTVRFAHDRFLNHAKYAIIDDKTLILMSENWKYTGVPYDRTYGNRGWGIVIKNRMIAHYFMDLFLDDLQRANADTNTETDASLSWEMGMQMNSKSQMEKEIPGGYYTPVFKLHTMTTNFTVIPVLAPDSALSSRTILQMIRNAKRYIHVELFSVAMYWGDEPNPFISALVEAARRGCDVEILLDSKYLEGDNNNDEVVSELNRIARSSNLSLEAKLADLGSSGLAKIHNKGLVVDGKKVLISSLNWNAHSIYNREAGVIIDNSAIASFYDQVFLYDWNASSTNEHEQARDRTPEMQVLYIILTLCASFVIFRLVRWYQRRWR
- the cas4 gene encoding CRISPR-associated protein Cas4, with protein sequence MIESFILKEFAFNLHKITGCEDIAAIRAIIGDIVESVPRIYREELVGLGLELDLTEAVKRDFIQGMNDEWLKKLRTENELTELERVHGYERERMMYSEKLNLSGSVDKLIIADEEVIPCMIKTGKSPGYGVWRSDRVQLAAYAMLIEDEFESIVKRGFVEYIREAEFRVTQIRRSDRAEALQILKQVRRIKQGAFPDKGRNAPCENCAYSKYCDTDTRKTVLSKLLGK